In Vicugna pacos chromosome 10, VicPac4, whole genome shotgun sequence, the following proteins share a genomic window:
- the OR5T2 gene encoding olfactory receptor 5T2: MQNVTEVTTFVLKGFTDDPELQSILFFLFLATYLFTLVGNLGLVVLVMGDSRIHNPMYYFLSVLSSVDACYSSVITPKMLADFMSKNKVISFLGCTAQMFLAVTFGTTECFLLAAMAYDRYVAIYKPLLYSVRMAPRVYVPLITASYVGDIVNSSVHTVATFSLSFCASNQIRHVFCDIPPLLALSCSDTRTNQLLLFSFVGSIETVTILIILISYGFILLAILRVHSAEGRRKAFSTCGSHLTAVSIYHGTILFMYVRPSSSYSLDHDMIASTFYTIVIPMLNPIIYSLRNKDVKESMQKVFGKHWFINKVYFHSKN; the protein is encoded by the coding sequence ATGCAGAATGTCACTGAAGTCACTACATTTGTACTGAAGGGCTTCACGGATGATCCTGAACTGCAGAGCatcttatttttcctgtttctagCAACTTACCTTTTTACTCTGGTGGGCAATTTAGGACTGGTTGTATTGGTCATGGGGGATTCCCGGATCCACAACCCTATGTACTATTTTCTGAGTGTGCTATCATCTGTGGATGCCTGCTATTCTTCAGTCATTACCCCCAAAATGTTAGCAGATTTTATGTCAAAAAACAAAGTCATTTCATTCCTTGGATGCACAGCACAGATGTTTCTCGCTGTTACTTTTGGGACCACAGAATGCTTCCTCTTGGCCGCAATGGCATATGATCGCTACGTTGCAATCTACAAGCCCCTCCTGTATTCAGTGCGCATGGCACCCAGGGTCTATGTGCCACTCATCACTGCTTCCTATGTTGGTGACATTGTGAATTCTTCTGTGCACACAGTGGCCACATTTAGTCTGTCCTTCTGTGCGTCCAATCAAATTAGACACGTCTTTTGTGACATCCCCCCTCTCCTCGCTCTTTCTTGCTCTGACACTCGCACAAACCAGCTTCTACTCTTCTCCTTCGTGGGCTCTATTGAGACAGTCACTATCCTGATTATCCTGATCTCCTATGGCTTCATTCTGCTGGCCATCCTGAGGGTGCATTCTGCCGAGGGGAGAAGGAAGGCCTTTTCTACGTGCGGCTCTCACCTAACTGCAGTGTCCATTTACCATGGAACCATCCTCTTCATGTACGTGAGACCGAGTTCCAGCTACTCCTTGGACCATGACATGATAGCATCGACTTTTTATACCATTGTAATTCCCATGCTGAATCCCATCATTTATAGTTTGAGGAACAAAGATGTCAAAGAGTCAATGCAGAAAGTGTTTGGGAAACATTGGTTTATCAATAAAGTGTATTTTCacagtaaaaattaa